The Aethina tumida isolate Nest 87 chromosome 6, icAetTumi1.1, whole genome shotgun sequence nucleotide sequence CACAACTGTACATGTTTCCCAAATTGCAACCGTCCATCGCGTATATAAATGCCTTTTGCATATTCTTTGGTACCAAATATTCGGGCTTTGGTTTGTCTTTCTCTTTTTCCTGTCTGTTTTTGACCCCCGCAATGTACATGCCTGATAGATAGTAGCAGGCGTTTGCGTTCTTTGCTGAACACGCCTTTTCCAGCAGAGACATACCCTAGAAAAACAACAGTTTTCACCAATAGTGTCTTCATTTTAAACAAGTGTAGTTTACTTTGAGTATATCCTGGTTGACACCTTTGTCGTTGTTATTAGTGACCAGTAACAATCCTTGATTAAGGCATGATTCGGGGTCGTTCAAGTTGCAGCCCTTCTcgaaataattatatgcagATGTGAAGTCTGACTTGGGCAGTCCCTTGCCCAACAACGAATACGTGCCGAATTTAAGACAGCTTTTCGCGTAATGGAATTCATCGCAGTTGTTGCGATACACTTTCGCCGCCTTCTCGTAGTCCTTCTTGATTGACTCGAGGAAATCAGCCAACAGGTGACatactacaaaaattttaaaggttatgGTGCTGTCGTCACTTTTGTGGGGTAATACCTTCGGGGTTTTTTTCACTGTAACACCCGAACCGGTACTCGATTCCTAGGTTTTTTACATAGTCCTTTACTTCACTCTCCGATTTGAAATTGTACGACATTTTCGTCGTACATTTGACAGGTTATGTCACTTTCCAAAAGAGGTTAGG carries:
- the LOC109600195 gene encoding cytochrome c oxidase assembly factor 7 homolog, encoding MSYNFKSESEVKDYVKNLGIEYRFGCYSEKNPEVCHLLADFLESIKKDYEKAAKVYRNNCDEFHYAKSCLKFGTYSLLGKGLPKSDFTSAYNYFEKGCNLNDPESCLNQGLLLVTNNNDKGVNQDILKGMSLLEKACSAKNANACYYLSGMYIAGVKNRQEKEKDKPKPEYLVPKNMQKAFIYAMDGCNLGNMYSCANLSQMYAKGDGVEKSKELAERYKLLALEMQKEIESNKTLTFQEGLKS